From Erinaceus europaeus chromosome 9, mEriEur2.1, whole genome shotgun sequence, one genomic window encodes:
- the LOC107523102 gene encoding nucleophosmin-like, with product MAASVGVQVSDEDRRNDESQSQPCRISEEVRDTPAKNAQKSNQNGKDSKPSTPRSKGQETFKKQEKTPKTPKGPSSVEDIKAKMQATIEKGGSLPKVEAKFINYVKNCFRMTDQEAIQDLWQWRKSL from the exons ATGGCTGCTTCTGTAGGTGTCCAGGTCAGTGATGAGGACAGGAGGAACGATGAGTCTCAGAGTCAGCCTTGTAGGATAAGTGAAGAgg TTCGTGACACTCCTGCCAAAAATGCACAGAAATCCAACCAGAATGGGAAAGATTCGAAGCCTTCAACACCAAGATCAAAAGGTCAAGAGACCttcaaaaaacaagaaaaaactccAAAAACACCAAAAGGACCTAGTTCTGTAGAAGACATTAAAGCAAAAATGCAAGCCACTATAGAAAAAGGCGGCTCTCTTCCCAAAGTAGAAGCCAAGTTCATCAATTATGTGAAGAACTGCTTCCGAATGACTGACCAGGAGGCTATTCAAGACCTCTGGCAGTGGAGGAAGTCTCTTTAA